A window of Catharus ustulatus isolate bCatUst1 chromosome 25, bCatUst1.pri.v2, whole genome shotgun sequence contains these coding sequences:
- the INKA2 gene encoding PAK4-inhibitor INKA2, with product MEQHLRRLRQELLSMKEVGDGLQQQMNSMMGALQELKLLQLQTALEQLDLAGQRSPPEQRRCRGHTDTGHTDRGHTDRGHTDTVLGHSMDTVLDRGHTDRGQMDTGHMDRAHPGEAQGRCPMPWPPALPRGSALAHAGCPAAAGPGSCPPAGAVPVPSAEEHSQPWALQAGSQGTAGGWLLCQECPGCDDGHDWTSSLMSQSRNRQPLVLGDNVFADLVGNWLDLPELDKKGDRSEALSSSRSQELCRKFSLTANIFKKFLRSVRPDRERLLKEKPCWLPPEDKHISKRPKKISKLKGTFYLPLQSRASKAERGPRAESRGERPRAGTRDFGQAGFDINTAVWV from the exons CTGTCCATGAAGGAGGTGGGGGacgggctgcagcagcagatgaaCTCCATGATGGGcgccctgcaggagctgaagctgctgcagctgcagacggccctggagcagctggaccTGGCCGGGCAGCGCAGCCCCCCGGAGCAGCGGCGGTGcaggggacacacggacacgggacacacggacaggggacacacggacaggggacacacggacacagtgctg GGACACAGCATGGACACAGTGCTGGAcaggggacacacggacaggggacagatggacacaggacACATGGACAGGGCACacccaggggaggctcagggacGCTGCCCCATGCCCTGGCCGCCCGCCCTGCCCcgtggcagtgccctggcacaCGCCGGGTGCCCTGCAgccgccgggccgggctcgTGTccccctgcaggagctgtccctgtccccagcgcagaggagcacagccagccctgggcgCTGCAGGCCGGCAGCCAGGGCACGGCTGGGgggtggctgctgtgccaggagtgCCCGGGCTGTGACGATGGCCACGACTGGACATCATCCCTGATGTCCCAGAGCAGGAACCGGCAGCCGCTGGTGCTGGGGGACAACGTCTTTGCAGACCTGGTGGGGAACTGGCTGGACCTGCCCGAGCTGGACAAGAAGGGGGACAGGAGCGAGGCCCTGTCCTCCAGCAggtcccaggagctgtgcaggaagTTCTCCCTCACCGCCAACATCTTCAAGAAGTTCCTGAGGAGCGTGCGGCCGGACCGGGAGCGGCTGCTCAAGGAGAAGCCCTGCTGGCTTCCCCCCGAGGACAAGCACATCTCCAAGAGGCCCAAAAAGATCAGCAAGCTCAAGGGGACGTTTTacctgcccctgcagagccGTGCCAGCAAAGCAGAGAGGGGTCCCAGGGCAGAGAGCCGCGGGGAGCGCCCCAGAGCCGGCACCAGGGACTTCGGGCAGGCAGGGTTTGACATCAACACGGCCGTGTGggtctga